In Astatotilapia calliptera chromosome 16, fAstCal1.2, whole genome shotgun sequence, one genomic interval encodes:
- the olig2 gene encoding oligodendrocyte transcription factor 2, which yields MDSDTSRVSSRPSSPEVDDIFMSTLKKSVHGFSGAVSSTQSDSPSEIPGLRGLSALDEDSLSLRMASKKDRKLLSENELQAIRLKINSRERKRMHDLNVAMDGLREVMPYAHGPSVRKLSKIATLLLARNYILMLSNSLEEMKRLVSEIYGSSGHHSGFHPSACGTMTHAGPVPGHPAASHASHPGVHHPLLPSAAVSTASLSAPGISAVTSVRPHHGLLKAPTASAGPLGSSFQHWGVGTGMPCPCSMCQVPPPHVSSMSTVTMPRLTSDSK from the coding sequence ATGGACTCAGATACAAGCCGCGTGTCAAGCAGACCGTCCTCTCCCGAGGTGGACGACATCTTCATGTCTACTTTGAAGAAGTCTGTGCACGGCTTCTCCGGCGCTGTGTCCTCTACGCAGAGTGACTCTCCGTCAGAGATCCCCGGTCTGCGTGGCCTCTCCGCCCTCGACGAGGACTCTCTGTCGCTCCGGATGGCATCCAAGAAAGACCGTAAACTCCTCTCGGAGAACGAGCTGCAGGCGATCCGCCTCAAGATCAACAGCCGCGAGAGGAAAAGAATGCACGACCTCAACGTGGCCATGGACGGGCTGCGGGAGGTCATGCCCTACGCGCACGGACCGTCGGTGCGTAAACTCTCCAAAATCGCAACGTTGCTGCTGGCGAGAAACTACATCCTGATGCTGAGCAACTCTCTGGAAGAGATGAAGCGGCTTGTAAGTGAAATCTACGGCAGTAGCGGACATCACAGCGGCTTCCACCCGTCAGCATGTGGGACTATGACACACGCGGGGCCCGTGCCGGGACACCCGGCGGCTTCTCACGCATCGCACCCCGGGGTACATCACCCTCTCCTCCCGTCGGCGGCTGTCTCCACTGCCTCTCTTTCCGCGCCCGGTATCTCCGCCGTCACTTCAGTCAGACCCCACCACGGACTTCTCAAAGCGCCCACTGCCAGTGCGGGGCCCTTGGGCAGCAGTTTCCAGCACTGGGGCGTTGGCACCGGCATGCCCTGTCCGTGCAGCATGTGCCAAGTCCCGCCTCCGCATGTGTCCAGCATGAGCACCGTCACCATGCCGAGGCTCACCAGCGACTCTAAGTGA